One window of the Colletotrichum destructivum chromosome 4, complete sequence genome contains the following:
- a CDS encoding Putative target SNARE coiled-coil domain, syntaxin domain, syntaxin/epimorphin produces MSYDQLSSLEAGRSGRQGNYTDDPEFKQLQSQLTNKIFNLRRNIQQLTTDVNILGTKRDTPRVRERVHDHLEKTRDLCKEIGDGVKKLQTWDDLTKQQKYDQSRISTDFQNVLQEFQDIQRKALEKQRASVTAARAVSEGEGADASAGNDGRLELQQQQQQQEVSRLASQDEVDFQEALIVEREEEIRNIEQGVGDLNVLFRQVAQIVTEQGEQLTSIADNVEDVRDDTRGAQVELRQAARHQKAARNKGCCLMLILAVILTIIILAIVLD; encoded by the exons ATGTCTTATGATCAGCTATCAtccctcgaggccggccgaTCAGGCCGCCAGGGCAACTACACCGACGACCCTGAGTTCAAGCAACTCCAGTCTCAGTTGACCAACAAAATCTTTAACCTGCGGCGCAACATCCAGCAGCTCACTACGGACGTCAACATTCTCGGAACGAAGCGCGACACCCCCCGTGTTAGGGAACGAGTCCACGACCACCTCGAGAAGACCCGGGACCTGTGCAAGGAGATTGGAGATGGAGTCAAGAAGCTCCAGACCTGGGACGACTTGACG AAACAACAAAAGTACGATCAGTCCAGAATATCAACCGACTTCCAGAACGTTCTCCAAGAGTTCCAGGACATTCAGAGGAAGGCGCTCGAGAAACAGCGGGCATCCGTCACGGCTGCGCGCGCGGTATcggagggcgagggggccgaCGCATCGGCCGGAAACGACGGTCGGCTCGAGCtacagcaacagcagcagcagcaggaggtcAGCCGCCTAGCATCACAAGATGAAGTGGATTTCCAGGAAGCGCTCATCGTCGAGCGCGAAGAGGAGATCCGGAACATTGAGCAGGGCGTTGGCGACCTGAACGTACTGTTTAGACAGGTAGCGCAAATTGTGACGGAACAAGGGGAGCAACTTACATCGATTGCGGACAACGTAGAAGACGTGCGCGACGACACTCGCGGCGCGCAGGTCGAGCTCCGACAGGCGGCCAGACACCAGAAAGCAGCACGCAACAAGGGGTGCTGCCTGATGCTGATTCTGGCCGTCATCCTCACCATCATCATTTTAGCAATCGTGTTGGATTAG
- a CDS encoding Putative defect at low temperature protein translates to MFSPRAIFRFIYGSFYFVLCFLLTILLLVTPGDTIYQAFSNNQPYNIWIIAAALVLTLLIVSFIYATRLYLNKTILASIPKPWVPIEKGDVNKKVYEMITADLKRSAAIAYDARPRIETNLSGSDMEEVLVEKQNSGSSAARKRFQLPTLKKPATTEKETGIALPPRRPVWGEIEHYGWSSPNSIDLPDLQYSTVLSELPNLIEAKALTLAPPDPSSPAQPPLLDADAVALLQRPLPMSLRDYLSYLADLGVISLNSTTADFLSTYEYARFSTRLISNAQFRELMHLFAAILRGMRPFDPAVLESLDRPGEDSDSDIDNDAPMVTNPTTPRSLSRSATQSTQGSYNRREPTANARNSSANTWAQYRTAPATPLGTLAGAISRSSSLNSFAQTRLAYGPGHSSSNASLRSGVSGSSTSGSVIRLATRTDSTDLPYILSLRETRTR, encoded by the coding sequence ATGTTCTCCCCACGAGCGATTTTCCGTTTCATATACGGTAGTTTCTACTTCGTCCTCTGCTTCCTCCTCAccatcctccttctcgtcaCCCCCGGCGACACCATCTACCAGGCCTTCTCGAACAACCAGCCATATAACATATGGATCATTGCCGCTGCTCTGGTCCTGAccctcctcatcgtctcCTTCATCTACGCGACGCGACTGTATCTCAACAAGACGATCCTCGCATCCATCCCGAAGCCATGGGTCCCcatcgagaagggcgacgTGAACAAGAAGGTCTACGAGATGATCACGGCCGATCTGAAGCGCAGCGCCGCCATTGCTTACGACGCGCGACCACGGATCGAGACGAATTTGTCAGGCAGCGACATGGAGGAAGTGCTGGTAGAGAAGCAGAACTCCGGAAGCAGCGCGGCTAGGAAGCGATTCCAGCTCCCGACCTTGAAAAAGCCAGCAACAACAGAAAAGGAAACGGGCATTGCGCTaccacctcgacgacctgtcTGGGGCGAAATCGAACACTACGGGTGGTCATCCCCAAACTCGATCGACCTACCGGATCTGCAGTATAGCACCGTCCTCTCCGAACTACCGAACCTTATCGAAGCGAAAGCTCTGACACTGGCGCCTCCCGACCCTTCCTCTCCTGCGCAACCACCGCtgctcgatgccgatgctgtGGCTTTGCTGCAGCGGCCTCTACCCATGAGTCTGCGCGACTACCTTAGCTACCTGGCTGATCTGGGTGTCATCTCGCTTAATTCGACGACTGCGGATTTCCTATCCACGTACGAATATGCACGCTTCTCCACGCGGCTGATATCGAACGCTCAGTTCCGCGAGCTGATGCATCTGTTTGCTGCGATACTACGCGGCATGCGACCTTTCGATCCCGCCGTTCTGGAATCTTTGGACAGGCCCGGCGAGGATTCTGACAGCGACATCGACAACGATGCACCAATGGTTACCAACCCTACCACGCCACGCAGCTTGTCCCGGTCAGCAACGCAAAGCACGCAGGGCTCTTACAATAGGAGAGAACCGACGGCGAATGCGCGCAACTCCTCGGCCAATACATGGGCTCAGTATCGCACGGCGCCCGCCACTCCGCTGGGCACATTAGCCGGAGCAATATCTAGATCCTCGAGCCTAAACAGCTTCGCCCAGACCCGACTGGCATATGGTCCCGGTCACTCTTCGTCAAACGCCAGTCTGAGATCCGGGGTGTCGGGAAGTTCTACATCTGGCTCCGTCATACGCCTGGCAACGCGGACAGACTCGACAGACTTGCCTTACATCCTCTCATTGCGGGAAACCAGAACCCGGTGA
- a CDS encoding Putative membrane insertase YidC/ALB3/OXA1/COX18 produces MASLRAARCAFAPGLRQPLGFSAASSLSRSASLRPTLSSMAPVVSQRPRGVRNLAMGAYVESSIHATGNALIWLNSLHPTGHWGTTIIFAAFAVAIVRTPLQMIAKHIINKQTEIVPMLNAWRFQLRSSNRLKETLQMARTRKRILKDRGCQDWKAWAPVLGIPFWFLMSETLRRLCGAHGGWLSLLSPNRQKTTVPATDAAASVSEQASAALSSPAEAVSDGLQSLSSTVEAGMANGGMLWFTDLTVADTTMLLPGMLMLTMGYTVFPKQEEMRKLVFDFGDFQAYMTSGLKWRIRLQRALLVSALIVPTLCSNLPAGLFVYWISSMVFGQVSSRVVDRVFPRPDTIKPCRKTERFLIESKTNQV; encoded by the coding sequence ATGGCTTCCCTCAGAGCGGCGCGTTGCGCTTTCGCGCCCGGCTTGCGCCAACCTCTGGGCTTCTCAGCAGCAAGCTCGCTCTCACGCTCTGCCTCTCTCCGCCCTACTCTGAGCTCGATGGCGCCGGTGGTATCCCAGAGGCCGAGAGGTGTTAGAAATCTAGCAATGGGCGCCTACGTCGAGAGCAGCATCCACGCGACCGGAAATGCTCTCATCTGGCTAAACTCCCTCCACCCTACTGGACATTGGGGCACCACAATCATTTTCGCAGCCTTTGCCGTCGCCATTGTCAGAACACCACTTCAGATGATCGCCAAGCATATCATCAATAAACAGACCGAAATCGTACCCATGCTCAACGCCTGGAGGTTTCAACTTCGTTCCAGCAATCGCTTGAAGGAAACTCTGCAAATGGCCCGGACTCGGAAAAGGATCCTCAAGGATCGGGGATGCCAGGACTGGAAGGCCTGGGCCCCGGTGCTTGGAATACCCTTCTGGTTCCTCATGTCTGAAACCCTGAGGCGGCTCTGTGGTGCCCATGGCGGCTGGCTGTCCTTGCTGTCGCCCAACCGCCAGAAGACCACCGTGCCCGCCACGGACGCAGCTGCTTCTGTCTCGGAGCAGGCGTCAGCGGCTCTGTCGTCGCCTGCCGAAGCCGTTTCAGACGGCCTCCAGTCTCTCAGCTCGACTGTGGAGGCCGGTATGGCAAATGGCGGCATGCTATGGTTCACCGATCTCACGGTGGCCGATACCACAATGCTCCTACCTGGGATGCTGATGTTGACCATGGGCTATACTGTTTTCCCGAAACAAGAGGAAATGAGAAAGCTTGTTTTCGATTTCGGAGACTTCCAGGCATACATGACTTCCGGCCTGAAATGGAGAATTCGCCTTCAAAGGGCTCTGCTCGTGTCGGCGCTAATTGTGCCCACACTCTGTAGCAACTTGCCCGCAGGCTTGTTTGTTTACTGGATCTCGTCCATGGTCTTCGGTCAGGTCTCCTCCAGAGTGGTAGACAGGGTGTTTCCTAGGCCTGACACCATCAAACCCTGCCGGAAGACAGAGCGCTTCCTCATAGAGTCCAAAACAAACCAAGTATAG
- a CDS encoding Putative nucleoporin protein Ndc1-Nup — translation MAPATVRRAPYKDFLQPALQRRFSSTATILLGLSYLQAVLLSGWTSYFWSWFPIGPAGFRTLFLFTCGLSILVLRIAQYHVGARASNSTFHAFTKYFFSIHTLEAFLFYSFSSALFSHVYLWSLPDSANLGWVTYYSGGNRTRVNERTLGFFTYMAVSAVAQAFFHFYHDSDRLIINVSRPEGSDVKASGDASLNKVLGEVPAILIQSGVRCLSVAPIAAIVHMTVLRSFVWGWALFFLRPFYNIPKSNMLPPTQPWDLPLIFRCVMAGLLINIVWKTANHAFSTFMVKPPLKNGKPLTSESKDPNGSLLNGLKSKKDQIRCFALWELAYIARNDEGRRKAIFQDIDRKDGSTWSHIFVHCISVIKTIESRIDEYGKPAVVPAAPVQPEEVRARSSAPLKEDPIFQSKTVNRTMRGEVEKALTQVGRHPGNSPVSQLSPIAKKTLRGARDKVLSKEQQEALSSPQLKSQLQTWALKVISNEYVGWMFRQQFRNRLTAVVLGTPYSELSQYVNATDVLSLLAVNSLVEDPFGRVHKDIPAIVRTFTTVISKIEAFKAKFPIHWTDVEQDRATPEVDALITSLKTGLGQVIAEFEPYSSDLRLTRTDIRLAKEAAALQDLPREDRTRLPEMQQTR, via the exons ATGGCACCGGCAACAGTCAGAAGGGCTCCTTATAAGGACTTTCTGCAGCCTGCGCTGCAAAGGCGATTTTCTTCCACAGCGACCATTCTTCTAGGTCTATCTTATTTGCAAGCCGTCTTGCTCTCCGGCTGGACCTCTT ATTTCTGGTCTTGGTTTCCCATTGGCCCCGCCGGCTTCCGAACATTATTCCTCTTCACTTGCGGCCTGTCGATTCTGGTCTTGCGTATTGCGCAGTACCACGTCGGTGCCCGCGCCTCCAACTCGACCTTCCACGCGTTCACGAAGTACTTCTTCAGCATACATACCCTCGAGGCATTTCTCTTCTACAGCTTTTCGAGCGCGCTGTTCAGCCATGTCTACCTGTGGTCCCTACCGGACAGCGCAAACTTGGGATGGGTCACGTACTACAGTGGGGGCAACCGCACCAGGGTGAACGAGAGAACGTTGGGCTTCTTCACCTATATGGCTGTCAGTGCCGTGGCCCAGGCGTTCTTCCACTTCTACCACGACAGCGACCGGCTCATCATTAACGTGTCGAGACCCGAAGGAAGTGACGTCAAGGCCTCGGGAGATGCTTCGCTGAATAAGGTCTTGGGCGAAGTGCCTGCTATTCTTATTCAGTCTGGGGTACGGTGCCTCAGCGTCGCCCCCATCGCCGCTATAGTTCATATGACGGTTTTGCGATCATTCGTCTGGGGATGGGCCTTGTTTTTCTTGCGGCCTTTCTACAACATTCCCAAATCAAACATGCTACCGCCCACCCAGCCCTGGGACTTGCCACTGATTTTCCGCTGCGTCATGGCTGGGCTTTTGATCAACATTGTCTGGAAGACGGCGAACCATGCTTTTTCGACTTTCATGGTCAAGCCCCCACTTAAGAATGGCAAGCCTCTCACGAGCGAATCCAAGGATCCGAATGGCAGTCTTCTCAACGGACTCAAGAGCAAGAAAGACCAAATTCGG TGCTTTGCCCTCTGGGAACTGGCGTATATCGCTCGTAATGACGAAGGCAGACGCAAGGCCATCTTCCAGGACATCGATAGGAAAGATGGATCCACCTGGTCACATATCTTCGTTCACTGCATCAGTGTCATCAAGACAATCGAGAGCAGGATCGATGAATACGGAAAGCCTGCGGTCGTGCCAGCCGCTCCTGTCCAGCCTGAGGAAGTGCGGGCTCGGTCATCGGCGCCTTTGAAGGAGGACCCGATCTTCCAGAGCAAGACAGTAAACAGAACGATGCGTGGCGAGGTGGAGAAGGCTCTCACCCAGGTTGGACGCCATCCCGGCAACTCGCCGGTGTCACAGCTGAGCCCCATCGCGAAGAAGACGCTCCGAGGAGCCCGTGACAAGGTTTTGagcaaggagcagcaggaggcaTTGTCTTCCCCTCAACTGAAGAGCCAACTCCAGACGTGGGCTCTGAAGGTTATCAGTAACGAGTACGTCGGTTGGATGTTCCGTCAGCAGTTCCGAAACCGCCTTACCGCCGTTGTTCTCGGAACGCCGTATTCGGAGCTGAGTCAGTATGTCAACGCGACCGACGTCCTTAGCCTGCTGGCTGTCAACAGTCTTGTGGAGGATCCGTTTGGCAGGGTCCATAAGGACATTCCCGCCATCGTCCGGACTTTCACCACTGTCATCAGCAAGATCGAGGCTTTCAAGGCCAAGTTTCCTATCCATTGGACCGATGTCGAACAGGACAGAGCCACGCCAGAGGTGGATGCTTTGATTACAAGCTTGAAGACGGGTCTAGGCCAGGTGATTGCGGAGTTTGAACCGTACAGCAGCGACTTGAGGTTGACTCGTACGGATATAAGACTGGCGAAGGAGGCCGCAGCCCTACAAGATCTCCCAAGAGAGGACAGAACTCGACTTCCCGAGATGCAGCAGACACGCTAG